In one window of Duganella dendranthematis DNA:
- the trhP gene encoding prephenate-dependent tRNA uridine(34) hydroxylase TrhP, with translation MLKAPELLLPAGSLDKMHAAFDFGADAVYAGQPRYSLRVRNNDFSTLPTLQQGIEGAHARGKQFFVASNIFAHNAKLKTYLRDMEPVIAMKPDALIMADPGLIMMVRDKWPEVPVHLSVQANAVNWADVKFWHRMGLTRVILSRELSLDEIEEIRQQCPEMELEVFVHGALCIAYSGRCLLSGYFNHRDPNQGTCTNSCRWDYKVQHAAEDATGDFAQVIPLQFQKALQEAEQRPFSSLHQQPRHALADQAYLIEEAERPGQLMPIMEDEHGTYIMNSKDLRAVEHIERLVKIGVDSLKVEGRTKSLYYAARTAQVYRRAIDDAVAGRPFNIDLLGQLQGLANRGYTDGFYQRHHTQSNQNYMRGASEAHRSQYIGDVLSVEDGWARVEVKNRFSVGDRLEVIHPQGNRDIEVNRMLDDHGADIRVAPGSGHFVRIALDAALDRALLARYL, from the coding sequence ATGCTCAAAGCTCCCGAACTTCTTTTGCCCGCCGGCTCGCTCGACAAGATGCACGCCGCCTTCGATTTCGGCGCCGACGCCGTCTACGCCGGCCAGCCGCGCTACAGCCTGCGCGTGCGCAACAACGACTTCTCCACCCTGCCGACGCTGCAGCAGGGTATCGAAGGCGCCCACGCACGCGGCAAGCAGTTCTTCGTCGCCAGCAATATCTTCGCCCACAACGCCAAGCTCAAAACTTATCTGCGCGACATGGAACCGGTGATCGCCATGAAGCCGGACGCGCTGATCATGGCCGATCCCGGCCTGATCATGATGGTGCGCGACAAATGGCCGGAAGTGCCGGTGCACCTGTCGGTACAGGCCAACGCCGTCAACTGGGCCGACGTCAAGTTCTGGCACCGCATGGGACTGACGCGGGTGATACTGTCGCGCGAACTGTCGCTCGATGAAATCGAGGAGATCCGCCAGCAGTGTCCGGAGATGGAGCTGGAAGTATTTGTGCACGGCGCGCTGTGTATCGCCTACTCCGGCCGCTGCCTGCTGTCCGGCTACTTCAACCATCGCGATCCCAACCAGGGCACGTGCACCAATTCCTGCCGCTGGGACTACAAGGTGCAGCACGCCGCCGAGGACGCCACCGGCGACTTTGCCCAGGTGATTCCGCTGCAATTTCAGAAAGCCTTGCAGGAAGCCGAACAGCGGCCGTTCTCGTCGCTGCACCAGCAGCCGCGCCATGCGCTGGCCGATCAGGCCTATCTGATCGAGGAAGCCGAACGCCCGGGCCAGCTGATGCCGATCATGGAAGATGAACACGGCACCTACATCATGAACTCCAAGGACTTGCGCGCGGTCGAGCATATCGAGCGGCTGGTGAAAATCGGCGTCGACTCGCTGAAGGTGGAAGGCCGCACCAAGTCGCTGTACTACGCGGCGCGCACGGCGCAGGTGTACCGCCGGGCCATCGACGACGCCGTGGCCGGGCGGCCGTTCAATATCGACCTGCTGGGCCAGTTGCAAGGGCTGGCCAACCGCGGCTACACGGACGGCTTCTACCAGCGCCACCACACCCAGTCCAACCAGAACTATATGCGCGGCGCGTCCGAAGCCCACCGCAGCCAGTACATCGGCGACGTCTTGAGCGTGGAAGACGGCTGGGCACGGGTGGAAGTGAAGAACCGTTTCTCGGTCGGCGACCGGCTGGAGGTGATCCACCCGCAAGGCAACCGCGACATCGAAGTGAACCGCATGCTGGACGACCACGGTGCTGACATCCGTGTGGCGCCCGGCAGCGGTCACTTCGTCCGCATTGCGCTGGACGCCGCGCTGGACCGGGCGTTGCTGGCACGCTACCTGTGA
- a CDS encoding PD40 domain-containing protein, producing the protein MLIYKINQLRYLAAIGLSSLLVACGGGGGSGGGSSGGGSTIDPAPGFSVSIDRTQLRFSGDEGSVIPSQIIMGTGSGSNVPTTAYFGGEDLGTAIDHVEARIIGPQAQFFVYPKMQLPAGEYSGTLKLSMCADTQCNQHFKGSPVNVAYTVSVGKGLKVTPGSVDLSSLTGASASTPVTVQLPSGVSSFSATTNATWLRVANITSSGMTVIAASKGPGIFNGLVTVSAGSRATTIPVTYRVTADPSSVSSITPDRTSLAFSAPAGYASSGQQLKVTLPNWAQGLSTSVQYRTGDSGWLTVTPGVGGAVSVVASAASLRPGAYLADLVLSGGNDLLPVSVPVSLNVVAADWNVTGSSTLTVDAASTPATLSGQISIDMPNLPVQGWQASSNTPWLQLSRTSGSLRTDKLGVSVNVAQMLKLANFRTYTADITLSLASGKAAGTKFTVTLDKRLPEVSYISPHTRLAGEAGNYIVRGRGFDAITNLNQVLQVTGTKPAQIVRVNDTQFELSLPAAQGDATVALSNSMGASSGSVTLKTVSQPALAYAAVAAQGNKGGLVFDPERQALFTVNKTLGSLMRFGKSGTNWNATSVPVSSADEVALSPDGKSLIVTVTSGQIKLFDPGTLAEQGSFKAGSVYGETLNALPRMAVRNDGKVLFSGASGVQDDGGYMAYFDLVSKSFGNIGGPYAFGWASVSGDGSRINIVQSASYTPLPPIISLDSRDQVAQQAPSGLGHWFESAQSLHGERFAEGTYKVWDRDLNIIGQVVIPDNTYYGRTPVFSPDGKRLYVMAYDSSGLYVGATSKPRVYVFDSSTRMVTSTDLPLLGYFELADYPTCAVNTYECDTRALGTISPDGKTLFFLGDARLIVAPIPALQGGRQAAAMRRLVLPASH; encoded by the coding sequence TTGTTAATCTATAAAATCAATCAGCTGCGCTATCTAGCTGCAATTGGCTTGTCGTCGCTGCTGGTCGCATGCGGTGGCGGCGGCGGCAGTGGCGGCGGCTCGTCAGGCGGCGGTTCGACCATTGATCCGGCTCCCGGATTTTCAGTGAGCATCGATCGGACCCAGTTGCGGTTTAGCGGCGATGAAGGCAGCGTGATCCCGTCGCAGATCATTATGGGCACGGGCAGTGGTAGCAATGTGCCGACCACCGCCTATTTTGGCGGCGAGGACCTGGGCACTGCCATCGATCATGTGGAAGCCCGCATCATTGGGCCGCAGGCGCAGTTCTTTGTTTATCCGAAAATGCAGCTGCCGGCCGGCGAGTATTCCGGCACGCTGAAGCTGTCGATGTGCGCCGATACGCAATGCAACCAGCACTTCAAAGGCTCGCCGGTCAACGTTGCCTATACCGTCAGTGTCGGCAAGGGCTTGAAGGTCACCCCGGGCAGTGTCGACCTCAGCTCGCTTACCGGCGCCTCGGCCTCCACGCCAGTGACGGTGCAGTTGCCGAGCGGCGTGAGCAGTTTTTCCGCGACGACCAATGCCACCTGGCTGCGGGTTGCGAATATCACCTCCAGCGGCATGACGGTGATCGCCGCGTCGAAGGGGCCCGGCATTTTCAACGGGCTGGTGACGGTCAGCGCGGGCAGCCGCGCGACCACCATTCCGGTGACTTATCGCGTCACGGCCGATCCTTCCTCGGTCAGCAGCATCACCCCGGACCGCACCAGCCTGGCGTTCTCGGCGCCGGCCGGCTATGCCAGCAGCGGCCAGCAACTGAAGGTGACGCTGCCGAACTGGGCACAGGGCTTAAGCACCAGTGTGCAATACCGTACGGGCGATTCGGGCTGGCTGACCGTGACGCCGGGCGTCGGCGGCGCCGTCAGCGTGGTCGCTTCGGCCGCCAGTCTGCGTCCCGGCGCCTATCTGGCCGACCTGGTGCTGAGCGGCGGCAACGACCTGCTGCCGGTGTCGGTGCCCGTCAGCCTGAACGTGGTGGCGGCGGATTGGAACGTCACCGGCAGCTCGACCCTGACGGTCGATGCGGCCAGCACGCCTGCCACCTTGAGCGGACAGATCAGCATCGACATGCCGAACCTGCCGGTGCAAGGCTGGCAGGCCAGCAGCAATACGCCCTGGCTGCAGCTGTCGCGCACCAGCGGTTCGCTGCGCACCGATAAGCTGGGGGTGTCGGTGAATGTGGCGCAAATGCTGAAGCTGGCCAATTTCCGCACCTACACGGCCGACATTACCTTGAGCCTGGCCAGCGGCAAAGCCGCCGGCACCAAGTTCACCGTCACGCTGGACAAGCGGCTGCCGGAAGTCAGTTACATCAGTCCGCATACCCGCCTGGCTGGCGAGGCGGGCAATTACATCGTGCGCGGCCGCGGCTTCGACGCGATTACCAATCTGAATCAGGTGCTGCAGGTGACAGGCACTAAGCCCGCGCAAATTGTGCGCGTCAATGACACGCAGTTTGAACTGAGCCTGCCGGCGGCGCAGGGCGATGCCACGGTGGCGCTGTCCAACAGCATGGGCGCCAGCTCCGGCAGCGTCACGCTGAAGACGGTATCGCAACCGGCCTTGGCCTACGCGGCGGTAGCGGCGCAAGGCAACAAGGGCGGCCTGGTGTTCGACCCCGAGCGGCAGGCGCTGTTCACCGTCAACAAGACGCTGGGTTCGCTGATGCGCTTCGGTAAGAGCGGCACCAACTGGAATGCCACCAGCGTACCGGTCTCCAGTGCCGACGAGGTGGCGCTTTCACCGGATGGCAAGAGCCTGATCGTGACGGTGACCAGCGGCCAGATCAAGCTGTTCGATCCGGGCACGCTGGCCGAACAAGGCAGCTTCAAAGCTGGCAGCGTGTATGGCGAAACGCTGAACGCCCTGCCACGGATGGCGGTGCGCAATGATGGCAAAGTGCTGTTCTCCGGCGCTTCCGGCGTGCAGGACGATGGCGGCTACATGGCGTATTTTGATCTGGTCAGCAAGAGCTTCGGCAATATAGGCGGTCCGTATGCCTTTGGCTGGGCGTCGGTGTCGGGCGACGGCTCGCGCATCAATATCGTGCAATCGGCCAGCTATACACCGTTGCCGCCGATCATCTCGCTGGATAGCCGCGACCAGGTGGCGCAACAGGCGCCGAGCGGTCTGGGCCATTGGTTCGAGAGCGCGCAAAGCCTGCACGGTGAGCGCTTTGCGGAAGGCACTTACAAGGTGTGGGACCGCGATCTCAACATCATCGGCCAGGTGGTCATCCCGGATAACACGTATTACGGCCGCACGCCGGTGTTCTCGCCGGATGGCAAGCGCTTGTATGTGATGGCGTACGACAGCAGTGGTCTGTACGTCGGAGCCACCAGCAAGCCGCGCGTCTATGTGTTTGACAGCAGCACGCGCATGGTCACCAGCACCGACTTGCCGCTGCTGGGTTACTTCGAGCTGGCGGATTATCCGACTTGCGCGGTCAACACTTACGAGTGCGATACGCGCGCGCTGGGTACGATCAGCCCCGATGGCAAGACCTTGTTCTTCCTGGGCGATGCGCGCCTGATCGTGGCGCCGATCCCGGCGCTGCAAGGTGGTCGTCAGGCTGCAGCCATGCGCCGCCTGGTGTTGCCGGCCTCGCATTAA
- a CDS encoding M1 family metallopeptidase translates to MRAGVLSLALALAFPSIPVLARDAAPAVFNFATAPGRLPKNVVPLEYSIALTPDAAARKIAGNETILLDFKEATATIQFNSLNQKLSNVLLDGKPVKSVDSSDDKQLTTVTLNAPARKGRHTLSFDYTGQIETKAVGLFAQQYKTPDGVQGEMLSTQFEATDARRMFPCWDEPAFRAVYKLTVTVPAKWAVYSNMPQTTRKVSGELATTSFAATPKMASYLVEFSAGDLAEISADHNGTHFNVVAVKGQEEGGRAALAAAQQILDDYNDYFGVKYPLPKLTSIAVPGGFSGAMENWGAITYNDQALLITPSSTLANRQGVFSIQAHEMAHQWFGDLVTMGWWDDLWLNESFASWMAARETDLRNPSWHWWEREDGTKEEAMTADAQASVHPIVQHVVNELEASSAFDPAITYSKGQAVLRMLENHMGPDRFRQGIRSYMKQHAYSNTLGGDLWRALDTAGGKGGKGDKVSAIATSWTTQPGFPLVSVAASCGADGKRTVTLTQQRFLLQGLGTGKGHWQVPLQVRSGSGAAKAVLFTSDGQKIDAGNCADTLTINANAVGYYRVAYDQATLARNTRDFTKMTDGDRIAMLDDQWALAEAGAAPLGSYLALASAMGTVQNQRSWEQITGVLATIESYERGAPGHGAFSTYARDLIKPLSRQLGWDARADDTPGVVKLRRAVLTELGAWGDAEVIAEARKRFAGFVADRGSIAAEDQATVLTIVALGATPAEFEQLHAIARSAKNETEIRRYYQALMAVRDPALAKQAVAIVMSDEIPKQAGTVRMALLARLTDEHPQLAWSSFTTNADALMSPFAPFGPLYLAQYVPELFWRALPPDELEAWIKQKVPAELAPQLARGMESARFKHAEQALMRKAADAAIAPKVAAN, encoded by the coding sequence ATGCGTGCAGGTGTGTTGAGTTTGGCGTTGGCGTTGGCTTTCCCGTCTATTCCGGTCCTGGCGCGCGATGCCGCCCCGGCCGTCTTTAACTTCGCGACCGCCCCCGGCCGCCTGCCCAAGAACGTGGTGCCGCTGGAATACAGCATCGCCCTGACGCCGGATGCGGCCGCGCGCAAGATCGCCGGCAACGAAACCATCCTGCTCGACTTCAAGGAAGCCACCGCCACCATCCAGTTCAATTCGCTGAATCAAAAGCTCAGCAATGTGCTGCTGGACGGCAAACCGGTCAAGAGCGTCGACTCCAGCGACGACAAGCAGCTGACCACCGTGACCCTCAACGCCCCGGCGCGCAAAGGCCGCCATACGCTCAGCTTTGACTACACCGGCCAGATCGAAACCAAGGCGGTCGGCCTGTTTGCCCAACAATACAAAACGCCGGATGGCGTGCAGGGCGAAATGCTCAGCACCCAGTTCGAAGCCACCGACGCGCGCCGCATGTTCCCGTGCTGGGATGAGCCGGCCTTCCGCGCGGTCTACAAGCTGACCGTGACGGTGCCGGCCAAGTGGGCGGTGTATTCCAACATGCCGCAGACCACGCGCAAGGTCAGCGGCGAACTGGCCACCACCAGCTTTGCGGCGACGCCGAAGATGGCGTCCTACCTGGTGGAATTCTCGGCCGGCGACCTGGCCGAGATCAGCGCCGACCACAACGGCACGCACTTTAACGTGGTGGCGGTCAAGGGCCAGGAAGAGGGCGGCCGTGCGGCGCTGGCGGCGGCGCAGCAGATCCTCGACGATTACAACGATTATTTCGGCGTCAAGTATCCGCTGCCCAAGCTGACCTCGATCGCGGTGCCGGGCGGCTTCAGCGGCGCGATGGAAAACTGGGGCGCGATCACCTACAACGACCAGGCGCTGCTGATCACGCCGTCGAGCACGCTGGCCAACCGCCAGGGCGTGTTCTCGATCCAGGCGCACGAAATGGCGCACCAGTGGTTCGGCGACCTGGTGACCATGGGCTGGTGGGATGACCTGTGGCTCAACGAAAGCTTCGCCTCGTGGATGGCGGCGCGCGAAACCGACCTGCGCAATCCAAGCTGGCACTGGTGGGAGCGCGAGGACGGCACCAAGGAAGAGGCGATGACCGCCGACGCCCAGGCCAGCGTGCATCCGATCGTGCAGCATGTGGTCAACGAACTGGAGGCCAGCAGCGCCTTCGATCCGGCCATCACCTACAGCAAGGGCCAGGCGGTGCTGCGCATGCTGGAAAACCATATGGGACCGGACCGCTTCCGCCAGGGCATCCGCAGCTATATGAAGCAGCACGCCTATTCCAACACGCTGGGCGGCGACCTGTGGCGCGCGCTCGACACGGCGGGCGGCAAGGGCGGTAAAGGGGACAAAGTCAGCGCGATCGCCACCTCGTGGACCACCCAGCCGGGATTCCCGCTGGTGTCGGTGGCCGCCAGTTGCGGCGCCGATGGCAAGCGCACTGTCACGCTGACGCAGCAACGCTTCCTGCTGCAAGGACTGGGAACGGGCAAGGGCCACTGGCAGGTGCCGTTGCAGGTGCGCAGCGGCAGCGGCGCGGCCAAGGCCGTGCTGTTCACCAGCGACGGCCAGAAAATCGACGCCGGCAACTGCGCCGACACACTGACCATCAACGCCAACGCGGTCGGTTACTACCGCGTCGCCTACGACCAGGCCACGCTGGCGCGCAATACCCGCGACTTCACCAAGATGACCGATGGCGACCGCATCGCCATGCTGGACGACCAGTGGGCGCTGGCCGAAGCGGGCGCGGCGCCGCTGGGCAGCTACCTGGCGCTGGCCTCGGCCATGGGCACGGTGCAGAACCAGCGGTCGTGGGAACAGATCACCGGCGTGCTGGCGACCATCGAATCGTATGAGCGCGGCGCGCCGGGCCATGGCGCGTTCAGCACCTATGCGCGCGACCTGATCAAGCCGCTGTCGCGCCAGCTGGGCTGGGATGCGCGGGCGGACGACACGCCCGGCGTGGTCAAACTACGCCGCGCGGTGTTGACGGAACTGGGCGCTTGGGGCGACGCCGAAGTGATCGCCGAAGCGCGCAAGCGTTTCGCCGGCTTCGTGGCTGATCGCGGCAGCATCGCGGCCGAAGACCAGGCCACGGTGTTGACGATCGTCGCGCTGGGGGCCACGCCGGCCGAGTTCGAGCAGCTGCACGCGATTGCCCGCAGCGCGAAGAACGAAACCGAGATCCGGCGCTATTATCAGGCGTTGATGGCGGTGCGCGATCCGGCCTTGGCCAAGCAGGCGGTGGCCATCGTCATGTCGGATGAGATTCCCAAGCAGGCCGGGACGGTGCGCATGGCGCTGCTGGCCAGGCTGACGGACGAGCATCCACAGCTGGCGTGGAGCAGTTTCACTACCAATGCGGATGCGCTGATGTCGCCGTTTGCGCCTTTTGGTCCGCTGTACCTGGCCCAATACGTTCCCGAGCTGTTCTGGCGCGCGCTGCCACCGGATGAGCTGGAAGCCTGGATCAAGCAGAAGGTGCCGGCCGAACTGGCGCCGCAACTGGCGCGCGGCATGGAAAGCGCCCGCTTCAAGCACGCCGAACAGGCCTTGATGCGCAAGGCGGCCGACGCCGCGATCGCGCCCAAGGTGGCGGCTAACTGA
- a CDS encoding FkbM family methyltransferase produces MKNLRPIAFVLASTNHGSMLVNRHDYRIVPGGGYGVGYQLLNSSAFDPQEIDFAVKLLMTRRENFGDGVVAIDCGANIGVHTIEWAQAMHGWGEVIAFEAQERIYYALAGNIALNNCFNAKAIFAAVGASAGEISVPQPNYFLPSSFGSLEIRKTDTTEFIGQKIDYAEENCVRTQMMSIDQLNLKRLDFIKIDIEGMEMEALMGAEQSISKYKPQLMIEKIKSNEEEIRAFLEKLQYKIFPLGINLIAVHKDDPVAEQIKVS; encoded by the coding sequence ATGAAAAATTTGCGACCAATCGCTTTTGTATTAGCGAGCACCAACCACGGCTCCATGCTGGTGAACCGCCACGACTATCGCATCGTGCCAGGTGGCGGCTATGGCGTCGGATACCAATTGTTAAACTCATCGGCATTTGATCCACAAGAAATTGATTTTGCCGTGAAGCTCCTGATGACCCGAAGGGAGAATTTCGGCGACGGTGTCGTCGCGATCGACTGCGGCGCCAACATTGGCGTGCATACCATCGAGTGGGCGCAGGCCATGCACGGCTGGGGCGAGGTCATCGCTTTCGAGGCGCAGGAGCGCATTTATTATGCATTGGCAGGAAATATCGCACTGAATAACTGCTTTAATGCCAAGGCAATTTTTGCCGCAGTTGGCGCTAGCGCGGGTGAGATATCGGTTCCCCAGCCAAATTATTTTTTGCCTTCCAGCTTTGGCAGTTTGGAAATCAGAAAAACCGACACGACTGAATTTATCGGTCAAAAAATCGATTATGCAGAGGAAAATTGCGTACGAACGCAAATGATGTCTATCGATCAGCTCAACCTTAAGCGATTGGACTTCATCAAAATAGATATCGAAGGCATGGAGATGGAAGCGTTGATGGGCGCCGAACAATCGATCAGCAAATACAAGCCGCAATTGATGATTGAAAAGATCAAATCCAATGAGGAAGAAATTCGCGCATTCCTGGAAAAACTGCAGTACAAAATTTTCCCATTAGGCATTAATTTAATCGCGGTACACAAGGACGATCCTGTGGCCGAACAGATCAAGGTCAGTTAA
- a CDS encoding FAD-dependent monooxygenase — protein sequence MNKPTPSAALRVIESDICIVGNGAIAKTAALGLAQAGLGVTLLGPPSPPPAPAAADPGWDARVYALNHTAHHLLSSLKVWDALDHTRVAPVDAMIVHGDGPHAGGLAFDAYGAHTNALTWILEDRNLNQALDAALRFAQNVKTATGRATGLLRDAHSASVLLDDGTSIRAALVVGADGAQSWVRGQCDIGLDYRSYNQRAVVSNFACELPHYGAAHQWFTGAEGIVALLPLPGNKVSLVWSAPEQLADTLRAESAQQIADRLAVFAREKLGALTPLQPELVRDFPLRLIRPHAMTAPRVALIGDAAHVVHPLAGHGMNLGFGDVAQLIKTLSEREPQRGIGDDRVLARYARARKEDVLLMQVTTDGLARLFETDIEPLRVVRNFGLNLLDKLPVLKRRLISHAMGK from the coding sequence ATGAATAAGCCCACCCCCTCCGCGGCGCTGCGCGTGATCGAAAGTGATATTTGCATAGTTGGCAATGGCGCGATTGCCAAGACCGCGGCGCTGGGCCTGGCCCAGGCCGGCCTGGGTGTGACGTTGCTGGGGCCGCCTTCGCCGCCGCCGGCGCCAGCGGCGGCCGATCCGGGCTGGGACGCGCGCGTTTATGCGCTGAATCACACCGCGCATCATCTGCTGTCGTCGCTTAAAGTCTGGGATGCGCTGGACCACACGCGGGTGGCGCCGGTCGATGCGATGATCGTCCACGGCGACGGCCCGCACGCCGGCGGGCTGGCGTTCGACGCCTACGGCGCCCACACCAATGCGCTGACCTGGATACTGGAAGACCGCAACCTGAATCAGGCGCTGGACGCCGCGCTCCGCTTCGCCCAGAACGTGAAGACGGCCACCGGCCGCGCCACCGGTCTGCTGCGCGACGCTCACAGCGCTAGCGTGCTGCTGGACGACGGCACCAGCATCCGCGCGGCGCTGGTGGTTGGCGCCGACGGTGCGCAGTCGTGGGTGCGCGGCCAGTGCGATATCGGCCTCGATTACCGCAGCTATAACCAGCGCGCCGTGGTGTCCAACTTTGCCTGCGAACTGCCGCACTATGGCGCCGCCCATCAGTGGTTCACCGGCGCAGAGGGCATCGTCGCCTTGCTGCCGCTGCCGGGAAATAAAGTATCGCTGGTGTGGTCGGCGCCGGAGCAGCTGGCCGATACCTTGCGCGCCGAGTCGGCGCAGCAGATCGCCGACCGTCTGGCGGTGTTCGCGCGCGAGAAGCTGGGCGCCCTGACGCCGCTGCAACCGGAGCTGGTGCGCGACTTCCCGCTGCGCCTGATCCGTCCGCACGCGATGACGGCGCCGCGCGTGGCGCTGATCGGCGATGCCGCCCACGTGGTGCATCCGCTGGCCGGCCATGGCATGAACCTGGGCTTTGGCGATGTGGCGCAGCTGATCAAGACCCTGTCCGAGCGCGAGCCGCAGCGCGGCATCGGCGACGACCGCGTGCTGGCCCGCTACGCGCGCGCGCGCAAGGAAGACGTGCTGTTGATGCAGGTGACCACCGATGGTCTGGCGCGCCTGTTCGAGACCGATATCGAGCCCCTGCGCGTGGTTCGTAATTTCGGATTAAACTTGTTGGATAAATTACCTGTGCTGAAGCGTCGCCTGATCTCTCACGCGATGGGCAAGTAG
- a CDS encoding DsbC family protein, protein MRKSKSVLLSLSVLMASCVGAQTPPSTEAIKKLIEPRLGVNVKVDSVTETPYSGLYEVRIGNDILYTDKTATYLINGHIFNLSTGADLTRERIDDITKIKFSDLPLDKAIKTVKGDGSRVIAVFEDPNCGYCKRLRQTTLKETDNVTIYTFMYNILSDDSFVKSKNIWCSPDRSKAWDDWMVSGKAAPAADAKCEAPNDEVVELGHKLGIQGTPAIFFADGSRIPGAIDAKSLEEKFSKVKQ, encoded by the coding sequence ATGAGAAAGAGTAAGTCCGTTTTGCTGTCGTTGTCGGTGTTGATGGCATCCTGTGTTGGCGCGCAGACCCCGCCGAGCACCGAAGCGATCAAGAAGCTGATCGAACCGCGCCTGGGCGTCAACGTCAAGGTTGATTCGGTCACCGAGACGCCATACAGCGGCCTGTATGAAGTCCGCATCGGCAATGACATTCTGTACACCGACAAGACGGCCACGTATCTGATCAATGGTCATATTTTCAACTTGTCCACCGGCGCCGACCTGACGCGCGAGCGCATTGACGATATCACCAAGATCAAGTTCTCCGACCTGCCGCTGGATAAAGCCATCAAGACCGTCAAGGGCGACGGCTCGCGCGTGATCGCGGTGTTCGAGGATCCTAACTGCGGCTACTGCAAGCGTCTGCGCCAGACCACGCTGAAGGAAACCGACAACGTCACCATCTACACCTTCATGTACAACATCCTGTCGGATGATTCTTTCGTCAAGTCGAAGAATATCTGGTGCTCGCCGGACCGCAGCAAAGCCTGGGACGACTGGATGGTGAGCGGCAAAGCCGCGCCGGCGGCGGACGCCAAGTGCGAAGCGCCGAACGACGAGGTGGTGGAGCTGGGCCACAAGCTTGGCATCCAGGGCACGCCGGCGATCTTCTTCGCTGATGGTTCGCGCATCCCTGGCGCGATCGACGCCAAGTCGCTGGAAGAAAAATTCAGCAAAGTTAAGCAGTAA
- a CDS encoding (2Fe-2S)-binding protein, with product MITLNINGKDVQVDADPSTPILWALRDNLNMTGTKFGCGMALCGACTVHLGGQAIRSCVTPISAAEGQKITTIEAMEADKVGKAVQDAWVKIDVPQCGYCQSGQIMSATALLRTNKNPSDAEIDNAMAGNICRCGTYQRIRVAIKDAAKAIA from the coding sequence ATGATCACTTTGAACATCAACGGCAAGGATGTACAGGTGGACGCAGATCCATCGACGCCCATTCTGTGGGCCTTGCGCGATAACCTCAACATGACCGGCACCAAGTTCGGTTGCGGCATGGCGCTGTGCGGCGCCTGCACCGTGCACCTGGGCGGCCAGGCGATCCGCTCGTGCGTGACGCCGATTTCCGCGGCCGAGGGCCAGAAGATCACCACCATCGAAGCGATGGAAGCCGACAAGGTCGGCAAGGCCGTGCAGGACGCATGGGTCAAGATCGACGTGCCGCAATGCGGCTACTGCCAGAGTGGCCAGATCATGAGCGCCACCGCACTGCTGCGCACTAACAAGAATCCGTCGGACGCCGAGATCGACAACGCCATGGCCGGCAATATCTGCCGATGTGGCACCTATCAGCGCATCCGCGTTGCCATCAAAGACGCTGCCAAAGCGATTGCCTGA